The Euphorbia lathyris chromosome 2, ddEupLath1.1, whole genome shotgun sequence genome includes a window with the following:
- the LOC136217298 gene encoding stigma-specific STIG1-like protein 1: MELIKVIFIIAITLGLSITLTMRDIGKVEDQNPEIPTKDSETTKDEQQQQVLEMPSKRLSRFLADEPNPRAADHCNKDSVLCYILEGKNYTCCNNKCMDLQNDDKHCGACKNKCRFTQACCRGQCVYLSMDKRHCGACGNRCKEGEYCVYGMCSYSY; encoded by the coding sequence ATGGAGCTAATCAAAGTTATATTTATCATTGCTATAACATTGGGCCTATCAATCACCCTAACCATGAGAGACATCGGCAAAGTGGAAGATCAAAACCCCGAAATCCCTACCAAAGACTCCGAAACCACAAAAGATGAGCAGCAGCAGCAGGTGCTTGAAATGCCGTCGAAAAGGCTGAGTCGTTTCCTGGCAGACGAACCAAACCCAAGAGCAGCTGATCACTGCAACAAAGACAGCGTATTGTGCTACATTTTAGAAGGAAAGAACTACACATGCTGCAACAACAAATGTATGGATCTGCAGAATGATGATAAGCATTGCGGCGCCTGTAAAAACAAATGCCGATTTACACAAGCTTGTTGCAGAGGACAGTGTGTTTATCTTTCTATGGATAAAAGACATTGTGGAGCTTGTGGAAATCGATGCAAGGAGGGAGAATACTGCGTCTATGGGATGTGTAGTTATTCCTATTAA